A region of Streptomyces sp. TG1A-60 DNA encodes the following proteins:
- a CDS encoding acyl-CoA dehydrogenase family protein, which produces MAASTHEVTNQAPPLVDYDVFAADRVLAEAVDRHLDPAVLDEARAELSGLGRTAGSAQAQEWGRLANENPPKLRTHDRYGNRVDEVEFHPSWHRLLGKGVAAGLTAAWTRPGGHVRRAAGFVVWTQVEAGNGCPLSMTHAAVPALRTDPALAAEWEPRLTSLLYDWDLRPADQKPGALFGMGMTEKQGGSDVRANKTGARPLAEDGTYELTGHKWFCSAPMSDGFLVLARAPGGLTCFLVPRVLADGSRNVFRIQRLKDKLGNRSNASAEVEFDGTWARRVGDEGRGVRTIIEMVAATRLDCALGAASLMRQAVAQAVHHCTHREAFGGRLVDKPLMRNVLADLALESEAATTLAMRLAAAYDNVAAAEAGDKNERAFLRLAVPVAKYWVTKRCTPTAVEALECLGGNGYVEESGMPRLLRESPLNSIWEGAGNVQALDVLRALQREPQALDAYLREVGRARGADHRLDGAIKDLLTELADLDGIEARARRLVERLALVLQGALLVRYAPPAVADAFCASRLGGDRGTAFGTLPHTLDLASVVERARPVS; this is translated from the coding sequence ATGGCAGCCAGCACCCACGAAGTGACCAATCAGGCTCCGCCCCTGGTGGACTACGACGTCTTCGCCGCCGACCGGGTCCTGGCGGAGGCGGTCGACCGGCATCTGGACCCGGCGGTGCTCGACGAGGCACGTGCCGAGCTGTCCGGGCTGGGACGTACGGCGGGCTCCGCGCAGGCGCAGGAGTGGGGAAGGCTGGCGAACGAGAATCCGCCGAAACTGCGAACGCACGACCGGTACGGCAACCGGGTCGACGAGGTCGAGTTCCACCCGTCGTGGCACCGGCTGCTCGGCAAGGGCGTGGCGGCGGGGCTGACGGCGGCCTGGACGCGGCCCGGCGGGCATGTGCGGCGGGCGGCCGGCTTCGTCGTGTGGACCCAGGTCGAGGCCGGCAACGGCTGTCCGCTGTCCATGACCCACGCGGCGGTGCCCGCCCTGCGCACGGACCCGGCGCTCGCCGCCGAGTGGGAGCCGCGGCTGACGTCCCTGCTCTACGACTGGGATCTGCGGCCCGCCGACCAGAAGCCCGGCGCCCTGTTCGGGATGGGCATGACGGAGAAGCAGGGCGGCAGCGACGTACGCGCCAACAAGACCGGGGCACGGCCGCTGGCCGAGGACGGGACGTACGAGCTGACGGGCCACAAGTGGTTCTGCTCGGCGCCGATGTCGGACGGCTTCCTCGTGCTGGCGCGGGCGCCCGGCGGGCTGACGTGTTTCCTGGTGCCGCGTGTGCTGGCGGACGGCTCGCGGAACGTGTTCCGCATCCAGCGGCTCAAGGACAAGCTGGGCAACCGGTCGAACGCCTCCGCCGAGGTCGAGTTCGACGGGACGTGGGCGCGCCGGGTCGGCGACGAGGGCCGGGGGGTGCGCACGATCATCGAGATGGTGGCGGCGACCCGGTTGGACTGCGCGCTGGGCGCGGCCTCGCTGATGCGGCAGGCGGTGGCGCAGGCAGTGCACCACTGCACCCACCGGGAGGCGTTCGGGGGCCGGCTGGTCGACAAGCCGTTGATGCGCAATGTTCTCGCCGATCTCGCGCTGGAGTCGGAGGCGGCGACGACGCTGGCGATGCGGTTGGCTGCAGCTTACGACAACGTGGCCGCGGCTGAGGCGGGCGACAAGAACGAGCGCGCGTTCCTGCGGCTCGCGGTGCCGGTCGCCAAGTACTGGGTGACCAAGCGCTGCACCCCGACGGCCGTCGAGGCCCTGGAGTGCCTGGGCGGCAACGGCTATGTCGAGGAGTCCGGCATGCCCCGCCTGCTGCGCGAGTCCCCGCTCAACTCCATCTGGGAGGGCGCCGGCAACGTACAGGCCCTGGACGTACTGCGGGCCCTCCAGCGTGAACCGCAGGCCCTCGACGCCTACTTGCGGGAGGTGGGCCGGGCCCGGGGCGCCGATCACCGTCTCGACGGCGCCATCAAGGACCTGCTGACCGAACTCGCCGACCTGGACGGCATCGAGGCCCGCGCGCGCCGGCTCGTGGAGCGCCTCGCCCTCGTCCTGCAGGGAGCGCTTCTCGTGCGGTACGCGCCCCCGGCGGTCGCGGACGCGTTCTGCGCCTCCCGACTGGGCGGCGACCGGGGCACGGCCTTCGGCACACTGCCGCACACGCTGGATCTGGCGTCGGTGGTGGAACGGGCGCGCCCGGTGAGCTGA
- a CDS encoding GNAT family N-acetyltransferase, with the protein MSSSPVTTWSLEQTSPSDLLPAAAPDGDDVRVVRSEVPSPEFSRFLYASVGGDILWIDRLAWSYERWQEHLGRPGVETWVAYDRGTPAGYVELESQDDGVVEIGYFGLVPAFRGRRIGGYLLSYGTARAWDLAERWPGPAPTKRVWLHTCTRDGEHAMANYLRRGFRLFDTKVTEEADAPAPGPWPGATTSTP; encoded by the coding sequence ATGAGCAGCAGCCCCGTCACCACCTGGTCCCTGGAACAGACCTCGCCGAGCGATCTCCTTCCCGCCGCCGCGCCCGACGGCGACGACGTGCGTGTCGTCCGCTCCGAGGTGCCCTCCCCCGAGTTCAGCCGCTTCCTGTACGCCTCCGTCGGCGGGGACATCCTCTGGATCGACCGGCTGGCGTGGTCGTACGAGCGCTGGCAGGAGCACCTGGGGCGGCCGGGCGTGGAGACCTGGGTCGCCTACGACCGGGGCACGCCGGCCGGCTATGTCGAGCTGGAGTCGCAGGACGACGGGGTCGTGGAGATCGGGTACTTCGGACTGGTCCCGGCGTTCCGGGGCCGGCGTATCGGCGGGTACCTCCTCTCGTACGGGACGGCCCGTGCCTGGGACCTCGCCGAGCGGTGGCCGGGGCCGGCACCGACCAAACGGGTCTGGCTGCACACCTGCACCCGGGACGGGGAGCACGCCATGGCGAACTACCTGCGGCGGGGGTTCAGGCTGTTCGACACGAAGGTGACGGAGGAGGCCGACGCTCCGGCGCCGGGCCCCTGGCCCGGAGCGACCACGTCCACACCATGA
- a CDS encoding putative leader peptide codes for MSGTGIALVSRRHVDLGRMSSAICPVS; via the coding sequence ATGTCTGGAACTGGAATTGCCTTGGTGAGTCGGCGGCACGTCGACCTCGGCCGCATGTCCAGCGCCATCTGTCCGGTGAGCTGA
- a CDS encoding nitrite/sulfite reductase, with the protein MAATPQNSATPRRKVSRHRGEGQWAAGHFTPLNGNEQFKKDDDGLNVRTRIETIYSKRGFDSIDPNDLRGRMRWWGLYTQRKPGIDGGKTAILEPEELDDEYFMLRVRIDGGRLTTRQLRVIGEISQEFARGTADITDRQNVQYHWIRVEDVPEIWERLEAVGLSTTEACGDTPRVIIGSPVAGIAADEIIDGTPAMDEIHRRIIGNKDFSNLPRKFKSAISGSPLLDVAHEINDIAFVGVRHPEHGPGFDLWVGGGLSTNPKIGQRLGTWVPLDEVADVYEGVISIFRDYGYRRLRTRARLKFLLADWGTEKFRQVLEDEYLKRKLIDGPAPDQPVARWRDHVGVHPQNDGRYYVGFAPRVGRVDGTTLTKIADLAEAHGSGRVRTTVEQKMIVLDVTEDQVDSLVSGLEALDLTVHPSPFRRGTMACTGIEYCKLAIVETKARGSALIDELERRIPDFDEPITININGCPNACARIQVADIGLKGQLVLNEEGEQVEGFQVHLGGALGLEAGFGRKVRGLKVTSEELPDYVERVLKRFQEEREDGERFAAWVTRASEEALS; encoded by the coding sequence ATGGCCGCCACCCCGCAGAACTCCGCCACGCCCCGCCGCAAGGTGAGCCGTCACCGTGGTGAAGGACAGTGGGCAGCGGGACATTTCACCCCGCTGAACGGCAACGAGCAGTTCAAGAAGGACGACGACGGTCTCAATGTGCGGACACGCATTGAGACGATCTACTCGAAGCGCGGCTTCGACTCGATCGACCCCAACGACCTGCGCGGCCGGATGCGCTGGTGGGGGCTGTACACCCAGCGCAAGCCCGGGATCGACGGCGGCAAGACCGCGATCCTGGAGCCGGAGGAGCTGGACGACGAGTACTTCATGCTGCGGGTACGGATCGACGGCGGCCGGCTCACCACCCGGCAACTGCGGGTCATCGGCGAGATCTCGCAGGAGTTCGCGCGGGGCACGGCCGACATCACCGACCGGCAGAACGTCCAGTACCACTGGATCCGGGTCGAGGACGTGCCCGAGATCTGGGAGCGGCTGGAGGCCGTCGGGCTGTCCACCACCGAGGCATGCGGTGACACGCCCCGTGTGATCATCGGCTCGCCCGTCGCCGGGATCGCCGCGGACGAGATCATCGACGGGACGCCCGCGATGGACGAGATCCATCGGCGGATCATCGGCAACAAGGACTTCTCCAACCTGCCCCGCAAGTTCAAGTCCGCGATCTCGGGCTCGCCGCTGCTCGACGTGGCGCACGAGATCAACGACATCGCCTTCGTCGGTGTCCGCCACCCCGAGCACGGCCCCGGCTTCGACCTGTGGGTCGGCGGCGGTCTGTCCACCAACCCCAAGATCGGGCAGCGGCTCGGCACCTGGGTCCCGCTGGACGAGGTCGCGGACGTGTACGAGGGCGTCATCTCGATCTTCCGCGACTACGGCTACCGGCGGCTGCGCACCCGCGCCCGCCTGAAGTTCCTGCTCGCCGACTGGGGGACGGAGAAGTTCCGCCAGGTGCTGGAGGACGAGTACCTGAAGCGGAAGCTGATCGACGGCCCCGCGCCGGACCAGCCGGTGGCCCGCTGGCGCGACCACGTGGGTGTCCACCCGCAGAACGACGGCCGGTACTACGTCGGCTTCGCCCCGCGCGTCGGCCGCGTCGACGGCACCACGCTGACGAAGATCGCCGACCTCGCCGAGGCACACGGCTCCGGCCGGGTCCGGACCACCGTCGAGCAGAAGATGATCGTGCTCGACGTCACCGAGGACCAGGTCGACTCGCTCGTCTCGGGCCTGGAGGCGCTGGACCTCACGGTGCACCCGTCGCCGTTCCGGCGCGGCACCATGGCCTGCACCGGCATCGAGTACTGCAAGCTCGCCATCGTCGAGACGAAGGCGCGCGGCTCCGCGCTGATCGACGAGCTGGAGCGCCGTATCCCGGACTTCGACGAGCCGATCACCATCAACATCAACGGCTGCCCGAACGCCTGTGCGCGTATCCAGGTGGCGGACATCGGTCTCAAGGGACAGCTCGTCCTCAACGAGGAGGGTGAGCAGGTCGAGGGCTTCCAGGTGCACCTGGGTGGCGCGCTCGGCCTGGAGGCCGGGTTCGGCCGCAAGGTGCGCGGACTGAAGGTCACCTCCGAGGAACTGCCCGACTACGTCGAGCGGGTGCTCAAGCGGTTCCAGGAGGAGCGCGAGGACGGCGAGCGGTTCGCCGCCTGGGTCACCCGCGCCAGCGAGGAGGCCCTGTCGTGA
- a CDS encoding phosphoadenylyl-sulfate reductase, translating into MTTVQADSDTSASFEDAAGPEAAKRAELKALAEQAGRDLEDASALEILQWAVDTFGKRFCVTSSMEDAVVAHLASRARPGVDVVFLDTGYHFPETIGTRDAVEAVMDVNVLTITPRQTVAEQDAEYGPRLHDRDPDLCCFLRKVKPLEEGLARFDAWATGLRRDESETRANTPVVGWDDKRGKIKVSPIARWTQDDVDAYVAEHGVLTNPLLMDGYPSVGCAPCTRRVAPGEDARAGRWAGNAKTECGLHL; encoded by the coding sequence ATGACGACCGTTCAGGCGGATTCCGATACATCCGCGTCCTTCGAGGACGCGGCCGGCCCGGAAGCGGCGAAGCGCGCCGAGCTCAAGGCGCTCGCCGAGCAGGCCGGCCGTGACCTTGAGGACGCCTCGGCGCTGGAGATCCTCCAGTGGGCCGTGGACACCTTCGGCAAGCGCTTCTGCGTGACCTCCTCCATGGAGGACGCCGTGGTCGCACACCTCGCCTCCCGGGCCAGGCCCGGCGTGGACGTGGTGTTCCTCGACACCGGATACCACTTCCCCGAGACCATCGGCACCCGGGACGCGGTCGAGGCCGTGATGGACGTCAACGTCCTCACGATCACCCCGCGTCAGACGGTCGCCGAGCAGGACGCCGAGTACGGGCCCAGGCTGCACGACCGCGATCCCGACCTGTGCTGCTTCCTGCGCAAGGTCAAGCCGCTCGAAGAGGGCCTGGCCCGGTTCGACGCGTGGGCGACCGGTCTGCGCCGCGACGAGTCCGAGACCCGGGCGAACACCCCGGTCGTCGGCTGGGACGACAAGCGCGGCAAGATCAAGGTCTCGCCGATCGCGCGCTGGACGCAGGACGACGTGGACGCCTACGTCGCCGAGCACGGCGTGCTCACCAACCCCCTGCTCATGGACGGCTACCCGTCCGTGGGCTGTGCCCCCTGCACCCGTCGTGTCGCCCCGGGCGAGGACGCGCGGGCCGGCCGCTGGGCGGGCAACGCCAAGACCGAGTGCGGGCTGCACCTGTGA
- the cysC gene encoding adenylyl-sulfate kinase → MTTGATVWLTGLPSAGKTTIAYELAGRLREEGHLVEVLDGDEIREFLTADLGFSRADRHTNVQRIGFLADMLARNGVKALVPVIAPYADSREAVRKRHAASGAAYIEVHVATPVEVCSVRDVKGLYAKQAAGEISGLTGVDDPYEAPETPDLRIESQDQTVQESAALVHKLLTERGLA, encoded by the coding sequence GTGACGACCGGAGCCACCGTCTGGCTCACGGGTCTGCCGAGCGCCGGCAAGACCACCATCGCCTACGAACTCGCGGGCCGGCTCCGCGAGGAGGGCCACCTCGTGGAGGTGCTCGACGGCGACGAGATCCGCGAGTTCCTCACCGCGGACCTCGGCTTCAGCCGCGCCGACCGGCACACCAACGTGCAGCGCATCGGCTTCCTCGCCGACATGCTCGCCCGCAACGGCGTCAAGGCGCTGGTGCCGGTCATCGCGCCGTACGCCGACAGCCGTGAGGCGGTGCGCAAGCGCCACGCGGCGAGCGGCGCCGCGTACATCGAGGTGCATGTGGCCACGCCGGTCGAGGTGTGCTCCGTACGCGATGTGAAGGGGCTGTACGCCAAGCAGGCGGCCGGTGAGATCTCCGGACTCACCGGGGTCGACGACCCGTACGAGGCTCCCGAGACCCCTGATCTGCGCATCGAGTCGCAGGACCAGACGGTCCAGGAGTCCGCCGCCCTGGTCCACAAGCTGCTCACCGAGAGGGGTCTGGCATGA
- the cysD gene encoding sulfate adenylyltransferase subunit CysD has product MTTTVATVSEETGAPYTLSHLDALESEAVHIFREVAGEFERPVILFSGGKDSIVMLHLALKAFAPATIPFSLLHVDTGHNFPEVLQYRDRTVAEHNLRLHVASVQDYIDRGVLRERPDGTRNPLQTVPLTEKIQTEKFDAVFGGGRRDEEKARAKERVFSLRDEFSQWDPRRQRPELWQLYNGRHAPGEHVRVFPLSNWTELDVWQYIAREGIELPQIYFAHEREVFQRAGMWLTAGEWGGPRDGETVEKRLVRYRTVGDMSCTGAVDSDATTLEAVITEIAASRLTERGATRADDKMSEAAMEDRKREGYF; this is encoded by the coding sequence ATGACGACGACCGTCGCGACCGTCTCCGAGGAGACGGGTGCCCCGTACACCCTCTCCCATCTGGACGCGCTGGAGTCCGAGGCGGTCCACATCTTCCGCGAGGTGGCGGGCGAGTTCGAACGGCCGGTGATCCTCTTCTCCGGCGGCAAGGACTCCATCGTCATGCTGCACCTGGCCCTGAAGGCGTTCGCCCCGGCGACGATCCCCTTCTCCCTGCTGCACGTGGACACCGGCCACAACTTCCCCGAGGTTCTTCAGTACCGCGACCGTACGGTGGCCGAGCACAACCTGCGGCTGCACGTGGCCTCGGTCCAGGACTACATCGATCGCGGGGTGCTGCGCGAGCGCCCCGACGGCACCCGCAACCCCCTGCAGACCGTGCCGCTCACCGAGAAGATCCAGACGGAGAAGTTCGACGCCGTCTTCGGCGGTGGCCGCCGCGACGAGGAGAAGGCGCGGGCGAAAGAGCGGGTGTTCTCGCTGCGGGACGAGTTCTCGCAGTGGGACCCGCGCCGCCAGCGCCCCGAGCTGTGGCAGCTGTACAACGGCCGTCACGCGCCCGGCGAGCACGTCCGCGTCTTCCCGCTCTCCAACTGGACCGAGCTGGACGTCTGGCAGTACATCGCCCGGGAGGGCATCGAACTGCCCCAGATCTACTTCGCGCACGAGCGTGAGGTGTTCCAGCGGGCGGGCATGTGGCTGACCGCCGGCGAGTGGGGCGGCCCCAGGGACGGCGAGACCGTCGAGAAGCGCCTCGTCCGCTACCGGACCGTGGGGGACATGTCCTGCACGGGCGCCGTCGACTCCGACGCGACCACCCTGGAGGCCGTGATCACCGAGATCGCCGCCTCCCGGCTCACCGAGCGGGGCGCGACCCGCGCCGACGACAAGATGTCCGAGGCCGCGATGGAAGACCGTAAGCGCGAGGGGTACTTCTAG
- a CDS encoding GTP-binding protein — MSTTTELTETTLLRFATAGSVDDGKSTLVGRLLHDSKSVLTDQLEAVQRASASRGQEGPDLALLTDGLRAEREQGITIDVAYRYFATPRRRFILADTPGHVQYTRNMVTGASTAELTVILVDARNGVVEQTRRHAAIAALLRVPHVVLAVNKMDLVAYEEQVFARIAEEFTAYASELGVPEITAIPISALAGDNVVEPSANMDWYGGPTFLEHLESVPVSHDLAHCHARLPVQYVIRPQTAEHPDYRGYAGQIAAGTFRVGDSVTVLPSGRTTKVTGIDLLGKPVEAAHTPQSVTLLLEDDIDISRGDLLVPSKDAPATTQDIEATVCHVADQPLTVGHRVLLKHGTRTVKAIVKDIPSRLTLDDLSLHPHPGQLVANDIGRVKVRTAQALPVDSYADSRRTGSFILIDPADGTTLTAGMVGESFASPEPVKDEAEDDGWDF; from the coding sequence ATGAGCACGACCACGGAACTCACCGAGACGACCCTGCTGCGCTTCGCGACCGCCGGTTCCGTCGACGACGGCAAGTCCACGCTCGTCGGGCGACTGCTACACGACTCCAAGTCGGTCCTCACCGACCAGCTGGAGGCCGTGCAGCGCGCCTCCGCGAGCCGTGGCCAGGAGGGCCCCGACCTCGCGCTGCTCACCGACGGTCTGCGGGCCGAGCGGGAACAGGGCATCACCATCGACGTGGCCTACCGCTACTTCGCCACGCCCCGCCGCCGGTTCATCCTCGCCGACACCCCCGGCCATGTGCAGTACACCCGCAACATGGTCACCGGCGCCTCCACCGCCGAACTGACGGTGATCCTGGTCGACGCCCGCAACGGCGTCGTCGAGCAGACCCGCCGGCACGCCGCGATCGCCGCGCTGCTGCGCGTGCCGCACGTGGTGCTCGCCGTGAACAAGATGGACCTCGTCGCCTACGAGGAGCAGGTCTTCGCACGGATCGCCGAGGAGTTCACGGCGTACGCGTCCGAGCTGGGCGTCCCGGAGATCACCGCCATCCCGATCTCGGCGCTCGCCGGTGACAACGTGGTGGAGCCGTCGGCGAACATGGACTGGTACGGCGGACCGACCTTCCTGGAACACCTGGAGTCCGTGCCGGTCAGCCACGACCTGGCCCACTGCCACGCCCGCCTCCCCGTGCAGTACGTGATCCGTCCGCAGACCGCCGAGCACCCGGACTACCGGGGGTACGCGGGGCAGATCGCGGCCGGCACGTTCCGCGTCGGCGACTCGGTGACGGTGCTGCCGTCCGGCCGTACGACGAAGGTCACGGGTATCGACCTGCTCGGCAAGCCGGTCGAGGCGGCCCACACCCCGCAGTCGGTGACCCTCCTGCTGGAGGACGACATCGACATCTCGCGCGGCGATCTGCTCGTGCCCAGCAAGGACGCGCCCGCGACCACGCAGGACATCGAGGCGACCGTCTGCCATGTCGCCGACCAGCCGCTCACCGTGGGCCACCGGGTTCTGCTCAAGCACGGCACCCGCACGGTCAAGGCGATCGTCAAGGACATCCCGTCCCGGCTGACCCTCGACGACCTGTCCCTGCACCCGCACCCGGGACAGCTCGTCGCGAACGACATCGGCCGGGTGAAGGTCCGCACCGCCCAGGCGCTGCCGGTCGACTCGTACGCCGACTCCCGCCGCACCGGCTCGTTCATCCTGATCGACCCGGCCGACGGCACGACGCTGACCGCCGGCATGGTCGGCGAGTCCTTCGCCTCCCCCGAGCCCGTCAAGGACGAGGCCGAGGACGACGGGTGGGACTTCTGA
- a CDS encoding aliphatic sulfonate ABC transporter substrate-binding protein produces MPASRSSAFRRVFAVVAALPLLALAACGYGSQAPDDDASQVAAGAKKIDGLDSVNIGYFGNLTHATALVGRQKGFFQKELGGTEAKYAVFNAGPSEIEALNGGSIDIGWIGPSPAINGYTKANGTNLRIIGGSASGGVKLVVDPDKIKTLKDVKGKKIATPQLGNTQDVAFLDWIAEQGWKVDAESGKGDVSVVRTDNSVAPNAYKSGAIDGAWVPEPTASQLVAEGAKVLLDEADLWPDKKFVITNVIVRQEFLKKHPAVVEAVLRASVKTTAWIHDNPDEAKAAANARLRAETGKELPAEVLDPAWRSIRFTDDPLAATLGVEAEHAVRAGLLEKPDLAGVYDLTLLNKVLEAAGEPTADDAGLGVE; encoded by the coding sequence GTGCCTGCCTCCCGCTCATCCGCCTTCCGGCGCGTCTTCGCGGTCGTAGCGGCGCTTCCGCTGCTCGCGCTCGCCGCCTGCGGTTACGGCTCCCAGGCTCCCGACGACGACGCCTCGCAGGTCGCCGCCGGTGCCAAGAAGATCGACGGTCTCGACTCCGTCAACATCGGCTACTTCGGCAATCTCACCCACGCCACCGCCCTGGTCGGCCGCCAGAAGGGCTTCTTCCAGAAGGAACTCGGCGGCACCGAGGCGAAGTACGCGGTCTTCAACGCCGGCCCCTCCGAGATCGAGGCCCTCAACGGGGGCTCCATCGACATCGGCTGGATCGGCCCCTCCCCGGCGATCAACGGCTACACCAAGGCGAACGGCACGAACCTGCGCATCATCGGCGGCTCGGCGTCCGGCGGGGTGAAGCTCGTAGTCGACCCGGACAAGATCAAGACCCTGAAGGACGTCAAGGGCAAGAAGATCGCCACCCCGCAGCTCGGCAACACCCAGGACGTGGCGTTCCTCGACTGGATCGCGGAGCAGGGCTGGAAGGTCGACGCGGAGAGCGGCAAGGGCGACGTCTCCGTGGTCCGCACGGACAACTCCGTCGCTCCGAACGCCTACAAGTCCGGCGCCATCGACGGCGCCTGGGTGCCGGAGCCGACCGCGTCCCAGCTGGTCGCCGAAGGCGCGAAGGTGCTGCTGGACGAGGCCGACCTGTGGCCGGACAAGAAGTTCGTGATCACGAACGTCATCGTGCGGCAGGAGTTCCTGAAGAAGCACCCGGCCGTCGTCGAGGCCGTACTGCGCGCCTCGGTGAAGACCACCGCGTGGATCCACGACAACCCGGACGAGGCCAAGGCCGCGGCCAACGCCCGCCTCAGGGCCGAGACCGGCAAGGAACTGCCCGCCGAGGTGCTCGACCCGGCGTGGCGGTCCATCCGGTTCACCGACGACCCGCTGGCCGCCACCCTCGGCGTGGAGGCGGAGCACGCTGTGCGGGCCGGTCTCCTCGAGAAGCCCGACCTCGCCGGCGTCTACGACCTGACCTTGCTGAACAAGGTCCTCGAGGCCGCGGGTGAGCCCACGGCCGACGACGCCGGGCTCGGCGTCGAGTAA
- a CDS encoding ABC transporter ATP-binding protein has product MATALAKAADSAGTALHAARIEHVSKSFAGPGGQQLVLDDITLDVAPGEFVTLLGASGCGKSTLLNLVAGLDRPTAGSITTDGRPALMFQEHALFPWLTAGKNIELALKLRGVPKNDRRERTEELLGLVRLKGAYGKRVHELSGGMRQRVALARALAQESKLLLMDEPFAALDAITRDVLHDELTRIWSETKLSVLFVTHNVREAVRLAERVVLLSSRPGRVAREWTVGIPQPRRIEDTAVAELSVEITEELRREIRRHGQH; this is encoded by the coding sequence ATGGCCACCGCACTCGCCAAGGCCGCCGACAGCGCCGGAACGGCCCTGCACGCCGCCCGTATCGAGCACGTGTCGAAGTCCTTCGCCGGGCCTGGCGGGCAGCAGCTCGTCCTCGACGACATCACCCTCGATGTCGCTCCGGGCGAGTTCGTCACCCTCCTGGGGGCCTCGGGCTGCGGCAAGTCGACGCTGCTGAACCTGGTCGCCGGGCTCGACAGGCCGACGGCGGGCAGCATCACGACCGACGGGCGTCCGGCCCTGATGTTCCAGGAGCACGCCCTGTTCCCGTGGCTGACCGCGGGCAAGAACATCGAACTCGCCCTGAAGCTCAGGGGGGTTCCGAAGAACGACCGGCGCGAGCGGACCGAGGAGCTGCTCGGCCTGGTCCGGCTCAAGGGCGCCTACGGCAAGCGGGTGCACGAGCTGTCCGGCGGTATGCGCCAGCGGGTCGCCCTGGCCCGCGCGCTGGCCCAGGAGAGCAAGCTGCTGCTGATGGACGAGCCGTTCGCGGCGCTCGACGCCATCACCCGCGACGTGCTGCACGACGAGCTGACCCGCATCTGGAGCGAGACGAAGCTGTCGGTGCTGTTCGTGACGCACAACGTGCGCGAGGCGGTCCGGCTCGCCGAGCGCGTCGTGCTGCTGTCCTCGCGCCCCGGCCGGGTGGCCCGCGAGTGGACGGTGGGCATTCCGCAGCCGCGCCGTATCGAGGACACCGCCGTGGCGGAGCTGTCCGTCGAGATCACCGAAGAACTGCGTAGGGAGATCCGCCGCCATGGCCAGCACTGA
- a CDS encoding ABC transporter permease: MASTETRSDASGRDGDGDDLAGLEAGLDALDAVQTGRPPLRQVLLQKVLPPVVAVALTLAVWQLLVWAEVTPAYKLPSPSAVWDEVEQAWLQGTLLDYIWTSVSRGLLGFLLALLIGTPLGLLVARVRIVRAALGPILSGLQSLPSVAWVPPAVIWLGLQPSVMYTVILLGAVPSIANGLVSGIDQVPPLFLRAGRTLGATGLKGTWHIVMPAALPGYVAGLKQGWAFSWRSLMAAEIIAQAPDMGTGLGQLLEAGRTNSSMSQVFLAILLILIVGIAIDLLIFSPLERWVLRSRGLLVSR; encoded by the coding sequence ATGGCCAGCACTGAGACCAGGAGCGACGCCTCCGGCAGGGACGGGGACGGGGACGATCTCGCCGGCCTGGAGGCGGGCCTCGACGCGCTGGACGCGGTGCAGACCGGGCGTCCGCCGCTGCGCCAGGTCCTCCTCCAGAAGGTGCTGCCCCCGGTCGTCGCGGTCGCCCTGACGCTCGCGGTCTGGCAGCTCCTCGTCTGGGCGGAGGTCACCCCGGCGTACAAGCTGCCCTCCCCGTCCGCCGTCTGGGACGAGGTGGAGCAGGCCTGGCTGCAGGGCACCCTCCTCGACTACATCTGGACCAGCGTCTCCCGAGGTCTGCTCGGGTTCCTGCTGGCCCTGCTGATCGGCACGCCGCTCGGTCTGCTGGTGGCCCGCGTCCGGATCGTCCGCGCGGCGCTCGGGCCGATCCTCTCCGGTCTGCAGTCGCTGCCGTCGGTGGCGTGGGTGCCGCCCGCGGTGATCTGGCTGGGCCTGCAGCCGTCGGTGATGTACACGGTGATCCTGCTCGGCGCGGTGCCCTCGATCGCCAACGGGCTGGTGTCCGGCATCGACCAGGTGCCGCCCCTGTTCCTGCGGGCCGGCCGCACCCTCGGCGCCACCGGGCTGAAGGGCACCTGGCACATCGTGATGCCGGCGGCGCTGCCCGGTTACGTGGCCGGTCTGAAGCAGGGCTGGGCGTTCTCGTGGCGCTCGCTGATGGCCGCCGAGATCATCGCGCAGGCACCGGACATGGGCACGGGCCTCGGCCAGCTGCTGGAGGCGGGCCGGACCAACAGCAGCATGTCCCAGGTCTTCCTCGCCATCCTGCTCATCCTGATCGTCGGCATCGCCATCGACCTGCTGATCTTCAGCCCGCTGGAGCGGTGGGTGCTGCGCAGCCGAGGTCTGCTCGTGAGCCGCTGA